From Laspinema palackyanum D2c, a single genomic window includes:
- a CDS encoding DUF1993 domain-containing protein → MSSQNIDAITTLFQSRLTTLEHLLKLAQKHFGDSESFLDQRIATDMLPFGTQIAFTCNQPRNFALWCKGKPMDNLDPQVTSVAAAYEHIANTQALLSNIDAEDEKLNELVRIDLSQGRYIEMFGHAYVHDFLIPNFYFHLVTAYDILRMAGVPIGKQDYMMHLVPLIQKA, encoded by the coding sequence ATGTCAAGTCAAAATATAGATGCAATCACCACCCTCTTCCAAAGCCGCCTAACGACTCTCGAACACCTCCTAAAGTTAGCCCAGAAGCATTTCGGTGATAGCGAGTCGTTTCTCGACCAGCGGATTGCGACTGATATGCTGCCTTTCGGTACGCAGATAGCTTTTACCTGCAATCAACCTCGCAACTTTGCTTTATGGTGTAAAGGCAAACCGATGGATAATCTCGATCCACAAGTCACCTCTGTCGCGGCAGCATACGAACATATAGCGAATACCCAAGCACTCCTTTCAAACATTGACGCCGAAGATGAAAAGCTCAATGAGTTGGTCCGCATCGACCTCAGCCAGGGCCGTTACATCGAGATGTTCGGTCATGCCTATGTCCACGATTTTCTAATTCCCAACTTCTACTTCCATCTGGTTACGGCTTACGATATTCTTCGCATGGCTGGCGTACCCATTGGAAAGCAAGATTACATGATGCACTTAGTTCCATTAATTCAGAAAGCATGA